The following proteins are encoded in a genomic region of Gossypium hirsutum isolate 1008001.06 chromosome D05, Gossypium_hirsutum_v2.1, whole genome shotgun sequence:
- the LOC107902271 gene encoding pentatricopeptide repeat-containing protein At1g62930, chloroplastic-like: protein MDKARRVFNLMIEKGCAPGIVTYSTIINGYCKGKRLDKAMELFHEISRKGPSPDTVTYNILMQSMFQLGKVSTARKLFRKMLASGQIPDIAIFLILLDGLCKTGHIGEALKLFQAMQNSGLELDIVSYTILIDGFCKAGHIEFAKELFHQLSNNGLKPNVYTYCVMINRLCKEGLPDEAYRLFASMGDNDCLPNSRCYNCKH from the coding sequence ATGGATAAAGCTAGAAGAGTTTTCAACTTGATGATTGAGAAGGGTTGTGCACCTGGTATAGTAACTTACAGCACCATAATCAATGGATATTGCAAAGGTAAAAGGTTAGACAAAGCAATGGAACTCTTTCATGAAATATCACGAAAGGGACCATCACCGGATACTGTCACATACAACATTCTTATGCAGAGTATGTTTCAGTTAGGGAAAGTTTCAACTGCACGTAAACTTTTTAGAAAGATGCTTGCCTCTGGACAAATTCCAGATATAGCTATCTTTTTGATTTTGCTGGATGGTTTATGCAAAACAGGTCATATCGGAGAGGCATTGAAACTTTTTCAAGCAATGCAAAACAGTGGGTTGGAACTTGATATTGTCTCGTATACTATCCTAATTGATGGGTTTTGTAAAGCTGGGCATATCGAATTTGCCAAGGAATTATTTCATCAACTCTCAAACAATGGTTTAAAACCGAATGTTTACACATATTGTGTAATGATTAATAGACTGTGTAAAGAGGGATTACCAGATGAAGCATACAGGTTGTTTGCGAGCATGGGAGATAATGACTGTTTGCCTAATAGCCGCTGTTATaattgtaagcactaa
- the LOC121217248 gene encoding putative pentatricopeptide repeat-containing protein At1g12700, mitochondrial: MRKLPSAFILRSVVNAGSLLSNFHSFSSSSNTIAAYIDCLSKTPMSMPVRGKGKRDHRFDNVDHALILFNKMIGRCPVPSILEFTKLFAAIVRMKHYAIVVSMCSQMELLGVSHDVYSVSILINCFFQLGRIDFGFSVLGKMLKLGVKPSVVTFSTLINGLCKQRKISEAVCMFDEMTEKGYQPDLIIYSTMLKGLCKAGNTGRAIRFLRLMEGRGYEPDIVAYSTVIDCLCKNGLLQEALNLLSEMKGKGIRPNIITYTCLIHGMCNSGQQEEATRLLNEMVDNNISLDIVTYNILIDALCKEGTISKAVETIDMMRKQGIELNVVTYNTLVDAHCKEGMVSEAKDIVDAMIK, encoded by the coding sequence ATGCGTAAGCTTCCTTCTGCTTTTATTCTTCGTTCGGTTGTTAATGCTGGAAGCCTTCTTTCTAATTTccactctttttcttcttcttctaacaCCATTGCTGCCTACATCGACTGCCTAAGTAAGACACCCATGTCCATGCCTGTTAGAGGAAAGGGAAAAAGAGACCACCGCTTCGATAATGTTgatcatgctttgattttgttcaATAAGATGATTGGCAGGTGCCCAGTGCCTTCAATTCTggaattcactaaattatttgcaGCCATTGTTAGAATGAAACATTATGCCATTGTTGTTTCTATGTGTAGCCAGATGGAATTATTAGGCGTTTCCCATGATGTTTATTCTGTGAGCATCTTGATTAATTGCTTTTTTCAATTAGGTCGAAttgattttgggttttctgtTTTGGGGAAAATGCTGAAGTTAGGTGTTAAGCCTAGTGTTGTAACTTTTTCAACTTTGATTAATGGGCTTTGTAAACAAAGAAAGATTTCTGAGGCCGTTTGTATGTTCGATGAAATGACTGAAAAAGGGTATCAACCTGATTTGATTATTTACAGTACAATGCTTAAGGGGTTGTGTAAGGCCGGTAATACTGGTAGAGCTATTAGGTTTCTAAGACTGATGGAAGGCAGAGGTTATGAACCCGATATTGTAGCATATAGCACTGTCATTGACTGCCTTTGTAAGAACGGTTTGTTACAGGAGGCTCTCAATCTCTTATCTGAAATGAAGGGTAAGGGCATTAGACCAAATATCATTACTTACACTTGCTTAATTCATGGTATGTGTAATTCAGGCCAGCAGGAGGAGGCAACAAGGCTCTTGAATGAAATGGTGGATAACAATATTTCACTTGATATTGTCACATATAATATATTGATTGATGCTCTCTGCAAGGAAGGAACGATTTCTAAAGCTGTAGAGACCATTGACATGATGAGAAAGCAAGGCATTGAGCTTAATGTTGTCACGTATAATACATTGGTTGATGCGCATTGCAAGGAAGGGATGGTCTCTGAAGCtaaggatattgttgacgcaatGATAAAGTGA
- the LOC121203312 gene encoding pentatricopeptide repeat-containing protein At1g62930, chloroplastic — MRLSKKPMSMPVRGKGNGDNHFDHVDHALSLFNKMIENYPKPSIVEFNKLFGAIVKMKHYAIVVSKYRHIELLGVSHDVYSMSILINCFCQLGRIDFGFSVLGKMLKLGVEPDVVTYNTFVDAHCKEGMVSEAEDIVDAMIKRGIEPDVVTYSALINGHCLQNEMDKARRVFNLMIEKGCAPDIVTYSTMINGYCKGERLDKAMELFHEISRKGPFPDTVSYNILMQSMCQLGEVSTACKLFRKRLASGQIPDIATCLILLDGLCKTGHIKEALKLFQAMQNIGLELDIVPYTILIDGLCKAGHIEFAKELFHQLSNNGLKPNVVTYCVMINRLCKEGLPDEAYRLFGSMGDNDCLPNSRCYNVMIRGFLRNNYISKAKQLLMEMVGKGFSADIITAQYL, encoded by the exons ATGC GCCTAAGTAAGAAACCCATGTCCATGCCTGTTAGAGGAAAGGGAAACGGAGACAACCACTTCGATCATGTTGATCATGCTTTGAGTTTGTTCAATAAGATGATTGAAAATTACCCAAAGCCTTCAATTGTGGAATTCAATAAATTATTCGGAGCCATTGTTAAGATGAAACATTATGCCATTGTTGTTTCTAAGTATAGACATATCGAATTATTGGGAGTTTCCCATGATGTTTATTCTATGAGCATCTTGATTAATTGCTTTTGTCAATTAGGTCGAAttgattttgggttttctgtTTTGGGGAAAATGCTGAAGTTAGGTGTTGAGCCTGATGTTGTCACGTATAATACGTTTGTTGATGCGCATTGCAAGGAAGGGATGGTCTCTGAAgctgaggatattgttgacgcaatGATAAAGCGAGGCATTGAGCCTGATGTTGTTACCTATAGTGCATTAATCAACGGCCATTGCTTGCAGAATGAAATGGATAAAGCTAGAAGAGTTTTCAACTTGATGATTGAGAAGGGTTGTGCACCTGATATAGTTACTTACAGCACCATGATCAATGGATATTGCAAAGGGGAAAGGTTAGACAAAGCAATGGAACTCTTTCATGAAATATCTCGAAAGGGACCATTCCCGGATACTGTCTCATACAACATTCTTATGCAGAGTATGTGTCAGTTAGGGGAAGTTTCAACTGCATGTAAACTTTTTAGAAAGAGGCTTGCCTCTGGACAAATTCCAGATATAGCGACCTGTTTGATTTTGCTGGATGGTTTATGCAAAACAGGTCATATCAAAGAGGCATTGAAACTTTTTCAAGCAATGCAAAACATTGGGTTGGAACTTGATATTGTCCCGTATACTATCCTAATTGATGGGCTTTGTAAAGCTGGGCATATCGAATTTGCCAAGGAATTATTTCATCAACTCTCAAACAATGGTTTAAAACCGAATGTTGTCACATATTGTGTAATGATTAATAGACTGTGTAAAGAGGGATTACCAGATGAAGCATACAGGTTGTTTGGGAGCATGGGAGATAATGACTGTTTGCCTAATAGCCGCTGTTATAATGTAATGATTCGGGGGTTCCTTCGCAACAACTATATTTCAAAGGCAAAGCAACTTCTTATGGAAATGGTTGGTAAGGGCTTTTCTGCAGATATAATCACTGCCCAATATCTGTAG
- the LOC121216854 gene encoding pentatricopeptide repeat-containing protein At1g63330, whose amino-acid sequence MGKLPSSFILRSVVNAGSHLSNFHSFSSSSNTIATHIECLSKKPMSMPVRGKGKRDHRFDNVDHALSLFNKMIEKYPKPSIVEFTKLLGAIVKMKHYAIVVSKYRQIELLGVSHDSYSMSILINCFCQLGRIDFGFSVLGKLLKLGVEPSAVTFSTFINGLCSQSKISEAVCMFDEMTEKGYQPNLIVYSTMLKGLCKTGNTGRAVRFLRLMESRGYEPNNVAYSTVIDCLCKNGLLQEALDLFSELKVKGIRPDIFTYNCLIHGMCNLGQQEEATRLLNEIVDNNISLDIVTYNLLIDALCKEGTISKAVETVDMMRKQGIEPNVVTYNTLVDAHCKEGLVSEAEDIVDAMIKREIEPDVVTYNTLVNGHCLQNKMDKARRVFNLMIEKGCAPDIVTYNTMINGYCKAKRLDEAMELFHEISQKGPIPNIVTYNTLLQSMFQLRRVSTAYELFRKMLASGQVPDIATCLILLNGLGKTGHVEEALKLFQAMRNGGLELDIVPYNILIDGLCKAGHIEFAKELFHQLSDNGLKPNVVTYRIMINGLCKEGLPVEAYRLFGSMGDNNCLPISCCYNVMIRGFLRNSYTSKATQLLMEMVGKGFSADIFTSTLFMDLIIYSNKSILL is encoded by the coding sequence ATGGGTAAGCTTCCTTCTTCTTTTATTCTTCGTTCGGTTGTTAATGCTGGAAGCCATCTTTCTAATTTccactctttttcttcttcttctaacaCCATTGCTACCCACATCGAATGCCTAAGTAAGAAACCCATGTCCATGCCTGTTAGAGGAAAGGGAAAAAGAGACCACCGCTTCGATAATGTTGATCATGCTTTGAGTTTGTTCAATAAGATGATTGAAAAGTACCCAAAGCCTTCAATTGTggaattcactaaattattaggaGCCATTGTTAAGATGAAACATTATGCCATTGTTGTTTCTAAGTATAGACAGATCGAATTATTGGGAGTTTCCCACGATAGTTATTCTATGAGCATCTTGATTAATTGCTTTTGTCAATTAGGTCGAAttgattttgggttttctgtTTTGGGGAAATTGCTGAAGTTAGGTGTTGAACCTAGTGCTgtaactttttcaacttttattaatGGGCTTTGTAGTCAAAGTAAGATTTCTGAGGCCGTTTGTATGTTCGATGAAATGACTGAAAAAGGGTATCAACCTAATTTGATTGTTTACAGTACAATGCTGAAGGGGTTGTGTAAGACCGGTAATACTGGTAGAGCTGTTAGGTTTCTAAGGTTGATGGAAAGCAGAGGTTATGAACCCAATAATGTAGCATATAGCACCGTCATTGACTGCCTTTGTAAGAACGGTTTGTTACAGGAGGCTCTCGATCTCTTCTCCGAACTGAAGGTTAAAGGCATTAGACCAGATATCTTTACTTACAATTGCTTAATTCATGGTATGTGTAATTTGGGCCAGCAGGAGGAGGCAACAAGGCTTTTGAATGAAATTGTTGATAACAATATTTCACTTGATATTGTCACATATAATTTACTGATTGATGCTCTTTGCAAGGAAGGAACGATTTCTAAAGCTGTAGAGACCGTTGACATGATGAGAAAGCAAGGCATTGAGCCTAATGTTGTCACGTATAATACATTGGTTGATGCGCATTGCAAGGAAGGGTTGGTCTCTGAAgctgaggatattgttgacgcaatGATAAAGCGAGAAATCGAGCCTGATGTTGTTACCTATAATACATTAGTTAATGGTCATTGCTTGCAGAACAAAATGGATAAAGCTAGAAGAGTTTTCAACTTGATGATTGAGAAGGGTTGTGCACCTGATATAGTTACTTACAACACCATGATCAATGGATATTGCAAAGCTAAGAGGTTAGACGAAGCAATGGAACTCTTTCATGAAATATCTCAAAAGGGACCAATCCCGAATATTGTCACATACAACACTCTCTTGCAAAGTATGTTTCAGTTACGGAGAGTTTCAACTGCATATGAACTTTTTAGAAAGATGCTTGCTTCTGGACAAGTTCCAGATATAGCGACCTGTTTGATTTTGCTGAATGGTTTAGGCAAAACAGGTCATGTTGAGGAGGCATTGAAACTTTTTCAAGCAATGCGAAACGGTGGGTTGGAACTTGATATTGTCCCATATAATATCCTAATTGATGGGTTGTGCAAAGCTGGGCATATCGAATTTGCCAAGGAATTATTTCATCAACTCTCAGACAATGGTTTAAAACCGAATGTTGTCACATATCgtataatgattaatggactgtGTAAAGAGGGATTGCCAGTTGAAGCATACAGGTTGTTTGGGAGCATGGGAGATAATAACTGTTTGCCTATTAGCTGCTGTTATAATGTAATGATTCGGGGGTTCCTTCGCAACAGCTATACCTCAAAGGCAACACAACTTCTTATGGAAATGGTTGGTAAGGGCTTTTCTGCAGATATATTCACTTCCACCTTATTTATGGATCTTATCATATACTCTAATAAATCAATCTTGCTCTGA
- the LOC121216855 gene encoding pentatricopeptide repeat-containing protein At1g63330, with amino-acid sequence MGKLPSSFILRSVVNAGSHLSNFHYFSSSSSTTIATHIECLSKKPMSMPVRGKGKRDHRFDNVDHALSLFNKMIEKYPKPSIVEFTKLFAAIVRMKHYAIVVPMCSQMELLGVSHNVYSMNILTNCFCQLGRIDFGFSVLGKMLKLGVEPDVVTFSTLINGLCNQSKISEAVCMFDEMTEKGYQPDSIVYSTMLKGLCKTGNTGRAVRFLRLMESRGYEPDIVAYNTILDCLCKNGLLPEALDLFSEVKIKGIRPDIFTYTCLIHGMCNLGQQEEATRLLSEMVDNNISLDIVTYNTLVDALCKEGTISKAVETIDMMRKQGIEPNVVTYSTLVDVHCKEGMVSEAEDIVDAMIKRGIEPNVVTYSALVNGHCLQNETDKARRVFNLMIEKGCAPSIVTYNTMINGYCKGKRLDEAVELFHEISRKGPIPDTVTYNTLMQSMFQLGKVSTACELFRKMLASGQVPDIATCLILLDGLCKTGHIKEALKLFQAMQNSGLELDIVPYTILIDGFCKAGHIEVAKELFHQLSDNGLKPNVVTYCVMINRLCKEGLPDEAYRLFGSMGDNDCLPNSCCYNVMIRGFLRNSYTSKATQLLTEMVGKGFSADIFTATLFMDLIIYTNKSILL; translated from the coding sequence ATGGGTAAGCTTCCTTCTTCTTTTATTCTTCGTTCCGTTGTTAATGCTGGAAGCCATCTTTCTAATTTCcactatttttcttcttcttcttctaccaCTATTGCTACCCACATCGAATGCCTAAGTAAGAAACCCATGTCCATGCCTGTTAGAGGAAAGGGAAAAAGAGACCACCGCTTCGATAATGTCGATCATGCTTTGAGTTTGTTCAATAAGATGATTGAAAAGTACCCAAAGCCTTCAATTGTggaattcactaaattatttgcaGCCATTGTTAGAATGAAACATTATGCCATTGTTGTTCCTATGTGTAGCCAGATGGAATTATTAGGCGTTTCCCATAATGTTTATTCTATGAACATCTTGACAAATTGCTTTTGTCAATTAGGCCGAAttgattttgggttttctgtTTTGGGGAAAATGCTGAAGTTAGGTGTTGAGCCTGATGTTGTAACTTTTTCAACTTTGATAAATGGGCTTTGTAATCAAAGTAAGATTTCTGAGGCCGTTTGTATGTTCGATGAAATGACTGAAAAAGGGTATCAACCTGATTCGATTGTTTACAGTACAATGCTTAAGGGGTTATGTAAGACCGGTAATACTGGTAGAGCTGTTAGGTTTCTAAGGTTGATGGAAAGCAGAGGTTATGAACCCGATATTGTAGCATATAATACCATCCTTGACTGTCTTTGTAAGAACGGGTTGTTACCGGAGGCTCTCGATCTCTTCTCCGAAGTGAAGATTAAAGGCATTAGACCAGATATCTTTACTTACACTTGCTTAATTCATGGTATGTGTAATTTGGGCCAGCAGGAGGAGGCAACAAGGCTTTTGAGTGAAATGGTTGATAACAATATTTCACTTGATATTGTCACGTATAATACATTGGTTGACGCTCTTTGCAAGGAAGGAACGATTTCTAAAGCTGTAGAGACCATTGACATGATGAGAAAGCAAGGCATTGAGCCTAATGTTGTCACGTATAGTACATTGGTTGATGTGCATTGCAAGGAAGGGATGGTCTCTGAAgctgaggatattgttgacgcaatGATAAAGCGAGGCATTGAGCCTAATGTTGTTACCTATAGTGCATTAGTTAATGGTCATTGCTTGCAGAATGAAACGGATAAAGCTAGAAGAGTTTTCAACTTGATGATTGAGAAGGGTTGTGCACCTAGTATAGTTACTTACAACACCATGATCAATGGATATTGCAAAGGTAAAAGGTTAGACGAAGCAGTGGAACTCTTTCATGAAATATCTCGAAAGGGACCAATCCCGGATACTGTCACATACAACACTCTTATGCAGAGTATGTTTCAGTTAGGGAAAGTTTCAACTGCATGTGAACTTTTTAGAAAGATGCTTGCTTCTGGACAAGTTCCAGATATAGCGACCTGTTTGATTTTGCTGGATGGTTTATGCAAAACAGGTCATATCAAAGAGGCATTGAAACTTTTTCAAGCAATGCAAAACAGTGGGTTGGAACTTGATATTGTCCCGTATACTATCCTAATTGATGGGTTTTGTAAAGCTGGGCATATCGAAGTTGCCAAGGAATTATTTCATCAACTCTCAGACAATGGTTTAAAACCGAATGTTGTCACATATTGTGTAATGATTAATAGACTGTGTAAAGAGGGATTGCCAGATGAAGCATACAGGTTATTTGGGAGCATGGGAGATAATGACTGTTTGCCTAATAGCTGCTGTTATAATGTAATGATTCGGGGGTTCCTTCGCAACAGCTATACCTCAAAGGCAACACAACTTCTTACGGAAATGGTTGGTAAGGGCTTTTCTGCAGATATATTCACTGCCACCTTATTTATGGATCTTATCATATACACTAATAAATCAATCTTGCTCTGA
- the LOC107903644 gene encoding putative pentatricopeptide repeat-containing protein At1g12700, mitochondrial isoform X2, which yields MGKLPSSFILRSVVNAGSHLSNFHSFSSSSNTIATYIEGLSKKPMSMPVRGKGKRDHRFDNVDHALSLFNKMIEKYPKPSIVEFNKLLGAIVKMKHYAIVVSKYRQIELLGVSHNVYSMNILINCFCQLGRIDFGFSVLGKMLKLGVEPSAVTFSTLINGLCNQSKISEAVCMFDEMTEKGYQPHLIVYNTVLKGLSKTGNTDRAVRFLRLMESRGFEPNIVAYNTVIDCLCKNGLLQEALNLLSEMKVKGIRPNIITYNCLIHGMCNSGQQQEATRLLNEMVDNNIIVTYNTLVDALCKEGTISKAVEIVDTIRKQGIEPDVVTYSTLVDAHCKEGMVSEAEDIVDAMIKRGIEPNVVTYSALVNGHCLQNEMDKARRVFNLMIEKGCAPNIVTYSTVINGYCKGHIKEALKLFQAMQNSGLELDIVPYTILIDGFCKAGHIEVAKELFHQLSDNGLKPDVYTYCIMINGLCKEGLPDEAYRLFGSMGDNDCLPNSCCYNVMIRGFLRNSYTSKATQLLTEMVGKGFSADIFTATLFMELIIYSNKSILL from the exons ATGGGTAAGCTTCCTTCTTCTTTTATTCTTCGTTCGGTTGTTAATGCTGGAAGCCATCTTTCTAATTTccactctttttcttcttcttctaacaCCATTGCTACCTACATCGAAGGCCTAAGTAAGAAACCCATGTCCATGCCTGTTAGAGGAAAGGGAAAAAGAGACCACCGCTTCGATAATGTTGATCATGCTTTGAGTTTGTTCAATAAGATGATTGAAAAGTACCCAAAGCCTTCAATTGTGgaattcaataaattattagGAGCCATTGTTAAGATGAAACATTATGCCATTGTTGTTTCTAAGTATAGACAGATCGAATTATTGGGAGTTTCCCATAATGTTTATTCTATGAACATCTTGATTAATTGCTTTTGTCAATTAGGTCGAAttgattttgggttttctgtTTTGGGGAAAATGCTGAAGTTAGGTGTTGAGCCTAGTGCTGTAACTTTTTCAACTTTGATAAATGGGCTTTGTAATCAAAGTAAGATTTCTGAGGCTGTTTGTATGTTCGATGAAATGACTGAAAAAGGGTATCAACCTCATTTGATTGTTTACAATACAGTTCTTAAGGGGTTGTCTAAGACCGGCAATACTGATAGAGCTGTTAGGTTTCTAAGGTTGATGGAAAGCAGAGGTTTTGAACCTAATATTGTAGCATATAACACTGTCATTGACTGCCTTTGTAAGAACGGTTTGTTACAGGAGGCTCTCAATCTCTTATCTGAAATGAAGGTTAAGGGCATTAGACCAAATATCATTACTTATAACTGCTTAATTCATGGTATGTGTAATTCAGGCCAGCAGCAGGAGGCAACAAGGCTCTTGAATGAAATGGTGGATAACAATATTATTGTCACGTATAATACATTGGTTGATGCTCTTTGCAAGGAAGGAACAATTTCTAAAGCTGTAGAGATCGTTGACACAATAAGAAAGCAAGGCATTGAGCCTGATGTTGTCACGTATAGTACATTGGTTGATGCGCATTGCAAGGAAGGGATGGTCTCTGAAGCTGAGGATATTGTTGATGCAATGATAAAGCGAGGCATTGAGCCTAATGTTGTTACCTATAGTGCATTAGTTAATGGTCATTGCTTGCAGAATGAAATGGATAAAGCTAGAAGAGTTTTCAACTTGATGATTGAGAAGGGTTGTGCACCTAATATAGTTACTTACAGCACCGTGATCAATGGATATTGCAAAG GTCATATCAAAGAGGCATTGAAACTTTTTCAAGCAATGCAAAACAGTGGGTTGGAACTTGATATTGTCCCGTATACTATACTAATTGATGGGTTTTGTAAAGCTGGGCATATCGAAGTTGCCAAGGAATTATTTCATCAACTCTCAGACAATGGCTTAAAACCAGATGTTTACACATATtgtataatgattaatggactgtGTAAAGAGGGATTGCCAGATGAAGCATATAGGTTGTTTGGGAGCATGGGAGATAATGACTGTTTGCCTAATAGCTGCTGTTATAATGTAATGATTCGGGGGTTCCTTCGCAACAGCTATACCTCAAAGGCAACACAACTTCTTACGGAAATGGTTGGTAAGGGCTTTTCTGCAGATATATTCACTGCCACCTTATTTATGGAACTTATCATATACTCTAACAAATCAATCTTGCTCTGA
- the LOC107903644 gene encoding pentatricopeptide repeat-containing protein At1g62930, chloroplastic isoform X1, whose amino-acid sequence MGLSKKPMSMPVRGKGKRDHRFDNVDHALSLFNKMIEKYPKPSIVEFNKLLGAIVKMKHYAIVVSKYRQIELLGVSHNVYSMNILINCFCQLGRIDFGFSVLGKMLKLGVEPSAVTFSTLINGLCNQSKISEAVCMFDEMTEKGYQPHLIVYNTVLKGLSKTGNTDRAVRFLRLMESRGFEPNIVAYNTVIDCLCKNGLLQEALNLLSEMKVKGIRPNIITYNCLIHGMCNSGQQQEATRLLNEMVDNNIIVTYNTLVDALCKEGTISKAVEIVDTIRKQGIEPDVVTYSTLVDAHCKEGMVSEAEDIVDAMIKRGIEPNVVTYSALVNGHCLQNEMDKARRVFNLMIEKGCAPNIVTYSTVINGYCKGKRLDEAMELFHEISQKGPIPNIFTYNTLLQSMFQLGKVSTACELFRKMLASGQVPDIATCLILPDGLCKTGHIKEALKLFQAMQNSGLELDIVPYTILIDGFCKAGHIEVAKELFHQLSDNGLKPDVYTYCIMINGLCKEGLPDEAYRLFGSMGDNDCLPNSCCYNVMIRGFLRNSYTSKATQLLTEMVGKGFSADIFTATLFMELIIYSNKSILL is encoded by the exons ATGG GCCTAAGTAAGAAACCCATGTCCATGCCTGTTAGAGGAAAGGGAAAAAGAGACCACCGCTTCGATAATGTTGATCATGCTTTGAGTTTGTTCAATAAGATGATTGAAAAGTACCCAAAGCCTTCAATTGTGgaattcaataaattattagGAGCCATTGTTAAGATGAAACATTATGCCATTGTTGTTTCTAAGTATAGACAGATCGAATTATTGGGAGTTTCCCATAATGTTTATTCTATGAACATCTTGATTAATTGCTTTTGTCAATTAGGTCGAAttgattttgggttttctgtTTTGGGGAAAATGCTGAAGTTAGGTGTTGAGCCTAGTGCTGTAACTTTTTCAACTTTGATAAATGGGCTTTGTAATCAAAGTAAGATTTCTGAGGCTGTTTGTATGTTCGATGAAATGACTGAAAAAGGGTATCAACCTCATTTGATTGTTTACAATACAGTTCTTAAGGGGTTGTCTAAGACCGGCAATACTGATAGAGCTGTTAGGTTTCTAAGGTTGATGGAAAGCAGAGGTTTTGAACCTAATATTGTAGCATATAACACTGTCATTGACTGCCTTTGTAAGAACGGTTTGTTACAGGAGGCTCTCAATCTCTTATCTGAAATGAAGGTTAAGGGCATTAGACCAAATATCATTACTTATAACTGCTTAATTCATGGTATGTGTAATTCAGGCCAGCAGCAGGAGGCAACAAGGCTCTTGAATGAAATGGTGGATAACAATATTATTGTCACGTATAATACATTGGTTGATGCTCTTTGCAAGGAAGGAACAATTTCTAAAGCTGTAGAGATCGTTGACACAATAAGAAAGCAAGGCATTGAGCCTGATGTTGTCACGTATAGTACATTGGTTGATGCGCATTGCAAGGAAGGGATGGTCTCTGAAGCTGAGGATATTGTTGATGCAATGATAAAGCGAGGCATTGAGCCTAATGTTGTTACCTATAGTGCATTAGTTAATGGTCATTGCTTGCAGAATGAAATGGATAAAGCTAGAAGAGTTTTCAACTTGATGATTGAGAAGGGTTGTGCACCTAATATAGTTACTTACAGCACCGTGATCAATGGATATTGCAAAGGTAAGAGGTTAGATGAAGCAATGGAACTCTTTCATGAAATATCTCAAAAGGGACCAATCCCGAATATTTTCACATACAACACTCTCCTGCAAAGTATGTTTCAGTTAGGGAAAGTTTCAACTGCATGTGAACTTTTTAGAAAGATGCTTGCTTCTGGACAAGTTCCAGACATAGCAACCTGTTTGATTTTGCCGGATGGTTTATGCAAAACAGGTCATATCAAAGAGGCATTGAAACTTTTTCAAGCAATGCAAAACAGTGGGTTGGAACTTGATATTGTCCCGTATACTATACTAATTGATGGGTTTTGTAAAGCTGGGCATATCGAAGTTGCCAAGGAATTATTTCATCAACTCTCAGACAATGGCTTAAAACCAGATGTTTACACATATtgtataatgattaatggactgtGTAAAGAGGGATTGCCAGATGAAGCATATAGGTTGTTTGGGAGCATGGGAGATAATGACTGTTTGCCTAATAGCTGCTGTTATAATGTAATGATTCGGGGGTTCCTTCGCAACAGCTATACCTCAAAGGCAACACAACTTCTTACGGAAATGGTTGGTAAGGGCTTTTCTGCAGATATATTCACTGCCACCTTATTTATGGAACTTATCATATACTCTAACAAATCAATCTTGCTCTGA